In Mytilus galloprovincialis chromosome 1, xbMytGall1.hap1.1, whole genome shotgun sequence, the following are encoded in one genomic region:
- the LOC143076170 gene encoding LOW QUALITY PROTEIN: inter-alpha-trypsin inhibitor heavy chain H3-like (The sequence of the model RefSeq protein was modified relative to this genomic sequence to represent the inferred CDS: substituted 1 base at 1 genomic stop codon) translates to MHINSDVKFRFATTLVTSKVANSAKASVEAHFEVTLPDAAFITEFVMEIDGQVYPGEINEKVKAKEKYDTAKKKGQSAGHVAQKPRHTNRFSVDVNVAAESKVAFNLTYQELLERVYEQYEHIIYVDPGQIVEDFKINVYIQESRDITEVSVPPLRNDIILGTIEEKNALAIIEQPTQKSATIHYAPTVDDQKQMSDQGISGLFVVEYDVQRKFDAGEVMVVDGYFVHFFAPEGMDPLPKDVLFILDVSGSMSGTKIAQQKSAMKSILKDLFEGDRFNIMLFNGDNYLWQQTLLSASKKNKHKARQYVANMEAGGGTNINGAILSGISFLNSIPSKETMGNRKKIVVFLTDGLGNNRVETVLNNIDRENIKGLPIYSLAFGSHADYEFVKKVAVKNXGVARKIFEDSDASLQIKGFYDEISSSALQNVSFKYHDKNTDVTENATKRSFDTFFNGKELVIAGKISDDNIQVLNLLVTGNGVNGNVELELKSDIQRRDPELTKAGDFEKITERIWAYLTIKQLLEEAIGETNELEKKNLNDRALTLSLKYKFVTPLTSMVVIKPDERDLGDLEENEDARRMLILYMMS, encoded by the exons ATGCACATAAATTCTGATGTGAAATTCCGATTTGCAACAACTTTAGTTACCAGCAAAGTTGCTAACAGTGCAAAAGCTTCAGTTGAAGCTCATTTTGAAGTCACTCTTCCAGATGCAGCATTTATTACAGAATTTGTTAt GGAAATTGATGGACAGGTGTATCCCGGAGAAATCAACGAGAAAGTGAAAGCGAAAGAGAAATATGATACAGCAAAGAAGAAGGGTCAAAGTGCAGGACATGTGGCACAAAA ACCAAGACACACCAACCGGTTCAGTGTTGATGTAAACGTAGCAGCCGAGAGTAAAGTTGCCTTTAATCTTACTTACCAAGAATTATTAGAGCGAGTCTATGAACAATATGAGCATATAATATACGTGGACCCAGGCCAGATTGTGGAGGATTTCAAGATTAACGTGTACATTCAGGAGTCAAGAGACATTACTGAGGTCTCAGTGCCACCGTTGCGAAATGATATTATTTTGGGGACTATAG AAGAAAAAAACGCTTTGGCTATCATCGAGCAACCAACACAAAAGTCTGCCACTATTCATTATGCCCCTACAGTCGATGACCAGAAACAGATGTCTGACCAGGGAATATCAGGGTTGTTTGTTGTCGAGTATGATGTCCAGAGAAAATTTGATGCTGGTGAAGTCATG GTTGTTGACGGATACTTTGTGCACTTCTTTGCACCAGAAGGTATGGATCCTTTACCAAAAGACGTCTTATTCATCTTAGATGTTAGTGGATCTATGTCGGGCACTAAAATAGCACAACAAAAGAGTGCTATGAAAAGCATTTTGAAAGATCTTTTCGAAGGTGATCGTTTCAACATAATGCTGTTCAACGGTGACAATTATTTGTGGCAGCAAACATTACTGTCTGctagcaaaaaaaataaacacaaagcaCGTCAATATGTTGCAAATATGGAAGCAGGCGGAG GGACGAATATCAACGGTGCAATTTTGTCAGGAATTAGCTTTTTGAATTCTATTCCAAGTAAAGAAACTATGGGAAATCGAAAGAAAATTGTGGTATTTCTTACTGATGGGCTAGGTAATAACAGAGTTGAAACGGTCCTTAATAACATCGACAGGGAAAATATCAAAGGGTTACCTATTTATAGTCTTGCCTTTGGAAGCCATGCAGATtatgaatttgtaaaaaaagttgcaGTAAAAAATTAAGGTGTTGCTAGGAAGATATTTGAAGATTCTGATGCATCGCTACAGATAAAGGGGTTCTACGATGAAATTTCATCGTCAGCATTacaaaatgtttcttttaaataTCATGACAAAAACACAGATGTTACTGAAAATGCAACAAAAAGGAGCTTTGATACGTTTTTTAACGGAAAAGAATTAGTTATTGCTGGCAAAATATCCGACGACAACATACAAGTGCTGAATCTATTGGTTACTGGTAATGGGGTGAATGGAAATGTGGAACTGGAGCTTAAGTCGGATATTCAGAGACGTGATCCGGAATTGACAAAAGCTGGTGATTTTGAGAAAATCACGGAAAGAATATGGGCATATTTGACAATCAAACAACTTCTAGAAGAAGCCATCGGTGAAACTAATGAATTAGAAAAGAAGAATTTAAATGACAGGGCTCTGACATTGTCTTTGAAG TACAAGTTCGTCACACCATTGACCTCTATGGTTGTAATAAAGCCAGATGAACGAGATCTCGGTGACTTGGAAGAGAATGAAGATGCAAGACGTATGTTGATTTTATATATGATGTCTTGA